The Streptomyces sp. NBC_01275 genome has a segment encoding these proteins:
- a CDS encoding DUF6049 family protein, protein MAEAADFPGTSPSPARRWLRRTGVLLAGAPLLAGLLQLPAASADAAEQISAKAASDTGTVAVSVDSLSPQTPADGDTLTVSGTVTNEGKQAVTDAHVGLRVGSVLTTRSSIDDLAGHADDLSGNDGPEVGGKYVAEFSKLTPGVAEHFSISVPVDELDLGGDGVYPLGVSLSGETSAQPWEQLLGIQRTFLPWQPDQADTATKTTVLWPLVSTVHMTAETGSNAQQTPVFLNDDLAKEISPGGRLDQLLSLGKELDVTWVIDPDLLASVDAMTGSYRIRGDGDTTTAGTHQTVAKQWLAELQQAVLDKEVVALPFGDPDLASLAHNGTGVTGSLSQLKAATDVAATTVETILHVTPSTDFAWPVEGAVDPSIVKVATSAGADQVIARNDSLKETGGLSYTPSAARPIGGGTTAVVADARLSKAFQGDLTKASASTLAVQAFLAQSLALNMQTDKQRSIVVAPQRMPTASQAQAMAAAVTALEGGTWSQSQQLTAAAKAKPDSGATTKVPSRSAYPSSLRKQELPRSAFEQIAATQDKLDNFKVILTDESRVVTPFGRAVNREMSTSWRGRATAASTFREDVRTYLVSLADQVKLIDKSETKLSGRSATIPVTVQNNLVQGVDHLVLRITSTNPTRLEFDDKSYIQQSIAVSGGHSTTVKFTTSANVNGKTTLTAQLFTEDGQAYGAPVNFDVKVTEITAAVMLVIGGGVLLLVLAGFRMYTQRKRAAARAAEEEGPDDETDETADGPTVENAEHAGHAERTADPGGSQECPEEESVARSGADDPEQPSDETPDTAAESTDPSGTGERVDR, encoded by the coding sequence GTGGCCGAGGCGGCAGACTTCCCGGGGACGAGTCCCTCACCTGCCCGCCGGTGGCTGCGGCGCACCGGCGTACTGCTCGCCGGGGCGCCTCTGCTGGCCGGTCTGCTCCAGCTGCCCGCCGCATCCGCGGACGCCGCCGAACAGATCTCCGCCAAGGCCGCCTCCGACACGGGCACGGTGGCCGTCTCCGTCGACTCGCTCAGCCCGCAGACCCCCGCCGACGGGGACACCCTGACCGTCTCCGGCACGGTGACCAACGAAGGCAAGCAGGCGGTCACCGACGCCCACGTGGGGCTGCGGGTGGGATCGGTGCTGACGACCCGCTCGTCGATCGACGACCTCGCCGGTCACGCCGACGACCTCTCCGGCAACGACGGCCCCGAGGTGGGCGGCAAGTACGTCGCCGAGTTCTCCAAGCTCACACCGGGCGTGGCCGAGCACTTCAGCATCTCCGTGCCGGTCGACGAGCTCGACCTGGGCGGAGACGGCGTCTACCCGCTGGGCGTCTCCCTGTCGGGCGAGACCTCGGCGCAGCCGTGGGAGCAGCTGCTGGGCATCCAGCGGACCTTCCTGCCGTGGCAGCCGGATCAGGCGGACACCGCGACGAAGACGACCGTGCTGTGGCCGCTGGTCTCCACCGTCCACATGACGGCCGAGACCGGTTCGAACGCGCAGCAGACGCCGGTCTTCCTCAACGACGACCTGGCCAAGGAGATCTCTCCGGGCGGCCGCCTGGACCAGCTTCTGAGCCTGGGCAAGGAACTCGACGTCACCTGGGTGATCGACCCGGACCTGCTGGCCTCCGTCGACGCGATGACCGGCAGCTACCGGATCCGGGGCGACGGCGACACCACCACGGCCGGCACGCATCAGACCGTCGCCAAGCAGTGGCTCGCCGAGCTGCAGCAGGCGGTGCTGGACAAGGAGGTCGTCGCCCTGCCCTTCGGCGACCCGGACCTGGCCTCTCTCGCCCACAACGGCACCGGCGTCACCGGCTCGCTGAGCCAGCTCAAGGCCGCCACCGACGTCGCCGCCACCACGGTGGAGACGATCCTGCACGTGACGCCCAGCACCGACTTCGCCTGGCCGGTGGAGGGAGCGGTGGATCCGTCGATCGTCAAGGTCGCCACCTCCGCCGGCGCCGACCAGGTGATCGCGCGCAACGACAGCCTCAAGGAGACCGGCGGTCTGTCCTACACCCCCTCGGCGGCCCGGCCCATCGGCGGCGGCACCACGGCGGTGGTCGCGGACGCGCGGCTGTCCAAGGCGTTCCAGGGCGATCTGACGAAGGCCTCCGCGTCCACGCTGGCCGTGCAGGCGTTCCTCGCGCAGAGCCTGGCGCTGAACATGCAGACGGACAAGCAGCGCAGCATCGTCGTCGCCCCGCAGCGCATGCCGACCGCGAGCCAGGCCCAGGCGATGGCGGCGGCGGTCACGGCCCTCGAGGGCGGCACGTGGTCGCAGTCACAGCAGCTCACGGCGGCCGCCAAGGCCAAGCCCGACTCCGGCGCCACCACGAAGGTGCCGTCTCGATCGGCCTACCCCTCCTCGCTGCGCAAGCAGGAGCTGCCGCGGTCGGCCTTCGAGCAGATCGCGGCCACCCAGGACAAGCTCGACAACTTCAAGGTGATCCTCACCGACGAGTCCCGGGTGGTGACCCCGTTCGGGCGGGCCGTCAACCGTGAGATGTCCACCTCGTGGCGGGGCCGGGCCACGGCGGCGAGCACCTTCCGCGAGGACGTGCGGACCTACCTCGTCTCGCTCGCCGACCAGGTCAAGCTGATCGACAAGTCGGAGACCAAGCTCTCCGGGCGCAGCGCGACGATCCCCGTGACCGTGCAGAACAACCTGGTACAGGGCGTCGACCACCTGGTGCTGCGGATCACCTCGACGAACCCGACCCGTCTGGAGTTCGACGACAAGTCCTACATCCAGCAGTCCATCGCCGTCTCCGGCGGGCACAGCACGACGGTGAAGTTCACCACGTCCGCCAACGTCAACGGCAAGACGACCCTGACCGCCCAGCTGTTCACCGAGGACGGCCAGGCGTACGGCGCTCCGGTCAACTTCGACGTGAAGGTCACCGAGATCACGGCCGCCGTGATGCTCGTCATCGGCGGCGGCGTGCTGCTGCTCGTGCTGGCCGGCTTCCGGATGTACACCCAGCGCAAGCGGGCCGCTGCCCGGGCGGCCGAGGAGGAGGGTCCCGACGACGAGACGGACGAGACCGCCGACGGCCCGACCGTGGAGAATGCGGAGCACGCAGGGCACGCGGAGCGCACGGCGGACCCCGGGGGCTCGCAGGAGTGTCCCGAGGAAGAGTCCGTCGCCCGGTCCGGGGCAGACGACCCGGAGCAGCCGAGTGACGAGACACCGGACACCGCAGCGGAAAGCACCGACCCTTCCGGGACGGGTGAGAGAGTGGACCGTTGA
- the murJ gene encoding murein biosynthesis integral membrane protein MurJ gives MNAPYDGDRGQAAGSSGYPEGPPPEHGQVPPQHPADMYLQDAYDQDPYRAQDLTAQDPVAEALYDRAAHPPPPPEAYPPQQPLYGQPPQSPYAPDPRVWAQTPAPEPEGPTQYLPYGDNPRTTQFVGVDDLVTHSGEDRHEPDAFAHLFRDQQQGGAHPSAQSPSVPGPAAAPVAPQYQSPAAPSPAADQTMNLTATPAATPAPEPTPAAKKGGRASGLLKSSAVMAAGTMVSRLTGFVRSALIVSALGVGLLGDTFQVAYQLPTMIYILTVGGGLNSVFVPQLVRAMKEDEDGGEAYANRLLTLVMVALGVLTVGAVAGAPVLIRLLSDPVASDPAANQVGITFVRYFLPSIFFMGVHVVMGQILNARGKFGAMMWTPVLNNIVIIVTLGMFIWVYGTAADSGMKVTSIPPEGERLLGVGVLLGLVVQALAMIPYLRETGFRLRLRFDWRGHGLGKAVTLAKWTFLFVLANQAGAIVVSQLSTAAGKDSPVDGTGFAAYANAQLIWGLPQAIITVSLMAALLPRISRSAAEGDAGAVRDDISQGLRTTAVAIVPISFGFLALGIPMCTLIFGSSGTSEATNMGFMLMAFGLGLIPYSVQYVVLRAFYAYEDTRTPFYNTVIVAAVNATASAVCYFVLPARWAVAGMAAAYGLAYAIGVGVAWNRLRKRLGGDLDGSHVLRTYARLCIASVPAALLSGAACYGIGHTLGQGVLGSFAALLAGGALLLGTFFVAARRMRIEELNSLVGMVRGRLGR, from the coding sequence ATGAACGCGCCGTACGACGGTGACCGCGGCCAGGCCGCGGGCAGCTCGGGGTATCCCGAGGGCCCGCCGCCCGAGCACGGCCAGGTGCCGCCGCAGCACCCCGCGGACATGTACCTCCAGGACGCCTACGACCAGGATCCCTACCGGGCCCAGGACCTCACCGCGCAGGACCCGGTCGCCGAGGCGCTCTACGACCGCGCCGCGCACCCCCCGCCGCCCCCGGAGGCGTACCCGCCGCAGCAGCCGCTGTACGGGCAGCCTCCGCAGTCTCCCTACGCACCCGACCCGCGGGTGTGGGCGCAGACCCCGGCGCCCGAGCCGGAGGGCCCGACCCAGTACCTGCCGTACGGCGACAACCCGCGCACGACCCAGTTCGTGGGCGTGGACGACCTGGTGACGCACTCCGGCGAGGACCGGCACGAGCCCGACGCCTTCGCGCATCTCTTCCGGGACCAGCAGCAGGGCGGCGCCCACCCGTCGGCGCAGTCCCCGTCGGTTCCCGGCCCGGCAGCGGCGCCGGTCGCGCCGCAGTACCAGTCGCCGGCGGCTCCGTCACCGGCGGCCGACCAGACCATGAACCTCACGGCCACGCCGGCCGCGACGCCCGCCCCGGAGCCCACTCCCGCCGCGAAGAAGGGCGGCCGGGCCTCGGGCCTGCTGAAGTCCAGCGCGGTGATGGCGGCAGGCACGATGGTCTCGCGCCTCACCGGCTTCGTCCGCTCCGCGCTGATCGTCTCTGCCCTCGGCGTCGGCCTGCTCGGCGACACCTTCCAGGTCGCCTACCAGCTGCCGACGATGATCTACATCCTGACCGTCGGCGGCGGCCTCAACTCCGTCTTCGTCCCGCAGCTCGTGCGGGCCATGAAGGAGGACGAGGACGGCGGCGAGGCGTACGCCAACCGGCTGCTGACCCTGGTCATGGTGGCGCTGGGCGTGCTCACGGTCGGCGCGGTCGCCGGCGCCCCCGTCCTGATCCGCCTTCTGTCCGACCCGGTCGCCAGCGACCCGGCGGCCAACCAGGTCGGCATCACCTTCGTCCGCTACTTCCTGCCCTCGATCTTCTTCATGGGCGTCCACGTCGTGATGGGGCAGATCCTCAACGCGCGCGGGAAGTTCGGCGCGATGATGTGGACGCCGGTCCTGAACAACATCGTCATCATCGTGACGCTGGGCATGTTCATCTGGGTCTACGGCACCGCCGCCGACTCCGGCATGAAGGTCACGTCCATCCCGCCGGAGGGCGAGCGGCTCCTCGGCGTCGGCGTGCTGCTGGGCCTGGTCGTCCAGGCCCTGGCGATGATCCCGTACCTGCGCGAGACGGGCTTCCGGCTGCGGCTGCGCTTCGACTGGCGGGGCCACGGTCTCGGCAAGGCCGTGACCCTCGCCAAGTGGACCTTCCTGTTCGTCCTCGCCAACCAGGCGGGCGCGATCGTCGTCTCCCAGCTGTCCACCGCGGCCGGCAAAGACTCGCCCGTCGACGGCACCGGCTTCGCCGCCTACGCCAACGCCCAGCTGATCTGGGGCCTGCCGCAGGCCATCATCACCGTCTCCCTGATGGCCGCCCTGCTGCCCCGCATCTCGCGCTCGGCGGCCGAGGGCGACGCCGGCGCCGTCCGCGACGACATCTCCCAGGGACTGCGCACCACCGCCGTCGCGATCGTGCCCATCTCCTTCGGCTTCCTCGCACTCGGCATCCCGATGTGCACCCTGATCTTCGGCTCCTCCGGCACCAGCGAGGCCACGAACATGGGCTTCATGCTGATGGCCTTCGGCCTCGGCCTGATCCCCTACTCCGTGCAGTACGTCGTCCTGCGCGCCTTCTACGCCTACGAGGACACCCGCACGCCCTTCTACAACACCGTCATCGTGGCCGCGGTCAACGCGACCGCCTCGGCGGTCTGTTACTTCGTGCTCCCGGCCCGCTGGGCGGTGGCCGGGATGGCCGCCGCCTACGGACTGGCGTACGCGATCGGCGTCGGCGTCGCCTGGAACCGGCTGCGCAAGCGGCTCGGCGGCGACCTCGACGGCTCCCACGTCCTGCGGACGTACGCCAGGCTGTGCATCGCCTCCGTACCGGCGGCGCTGCTCAGCGGCGCCGCCTGCTACGGCATCGGACACACCCTGGGGCAGGGTGTTCTCGGCTCCTTCGCCGCACTGCTCGCGGGCGGGGCCCTGCTGCTCGGCACCTTCTTCGTCGCCGCCCGCCGCATGCGCATCGAGGAGCTCAACTCGCTCGTCGGTATGGTGCGCGGACGCCTGGGTCGCTGA
- a CDS encoding protein kinase family protein, whose protein sequence is MAERSTAAVDVADNSGDEPLTAQADQSTADGVAQNREQDTDSDEAQGSDGTERLEKASAPELHSGHKLARRYRLEECVTRLDGFSSWRAVDEKLRRAVGVHVLPADHVRARSVLAAARSSALLGDPRFVQVLDAVEENDLVYVVHEWLPDATELTALFAAGPLEPHDAYQMVSQIASAMAAAHREGLSHLRLNPNAVLRTSSGQWRIRGLAVNAALRGITSDTPQRTDTEAIGALLYASLTQRWPYENDAYGLSGLPKDVGLIAPDQVRAGVHRGLSELAMRALVNDGATASRHEAACTTPEELVKAISEMPRIRPPEPAFTAPPEYQRTTYQQGTYGRPAPHPGVTQPVPTPPPPLQSRTGRALKWAVSALLIAALGLGSWQLADALMDQSKSDETNKTQTTDDGDKNSAAPKPVKTLKIQDAAEYYPDGKPQHAGDAKLTYDGDSSTYWRSYSFEAGPVLAPYKQGVGIVYDLGSAQSVSAASIGLHYGGPYTAATLYAADSLSSSASLSSMKKIADGRTNGEELKISAKTPVKTRYVLVWITAAPYSGQDQYSGTGYKQAITDVKFTG, encoded by the coding sequence GTGGCGGAACGGAGTACGGCTGCCGTCGACGTGGCAGACAACAGCGGTGACGAACCGCTGACCGCGCAGGCGGACCAGTCCACGGCCGACGGGGTGGCCCAGAACCGGGAGCAGGACACGGACAGCGACGAGGCACAGGGGAGCGACGGGACCGAACGTCTCGAGAAGGCCTCGGCGCCAGAACTGCACAGCGGGCACAAACTGGCCAGACGCTACCGCCTCGAAGAGTGCGTCACCCGTCTGGACGGCTTCAGCAGTTGGCGAGCGGTCGACGAGAAACTCCGTCGTGCCGTGGGCGTCCACGTGCTGCCGGCGGACCATGTCCGGGCGCGTTCGGTGCTGGCCGCGGCCCGCTCCTCGGCGCTGCTCGGCGACCCTCGCTTCGTGCAGGTGCTGGACGCTGTCGAGGAGAACGACCTCGTCTACGTCGTCCACGAGTGGCTGCCCGACGCCACCGAGCTGACCGCGCTGTTCGCGGCCGGCCCGTTGGAGCCCCACGACGCCTACCAGATGGTCAGTCAGATCGCCTCCGCCATGGCCGCCGCGCACCGCGAAGGCCTGTCGCATCTGCGCCTGAACCCCAACGCCGTGCTGCGCACCTCCTCGGGCCAGTGGCGCATCCGCGGCCTCGCCGTGAACGCCGCCCTGCGCGGCATCACCTCAGACACCCCGCAGCGCACCGACACCGAGGCGATCGGCGCCCTGCTGTACGCGTCGCTCACCCAGCGCTGGCCGTACGAGAACGACGCCTACGGCCTGTCCGGGCTGCCCAAGGACGTCGGGCTGATCGCCCCCGACCAGGTACGCGCCGGCGTCCACCGGGGCCTGTCGGAGCTGGCCATGCGCGCCCTCGTCAACGACGGGGCGACCGCCTCCCGGCACGAGGCCGCGTGCACCACGCCGGAGGAACTGGTGAAGGCGATCAGCGAGATGCCCCGCATCCGCCCGCCGGAGCCCGCGTTCACCGCACCCCCGGAGTACCAGCGCACGACGTACCAGCAGGGCACCTACGGCCGCCCCGCACCGCATCCGGGCGTCACCCAGCCGGTGCCGACCCCGCCGCCCCCGCTGCAGAGCCGTACCGGCCGGGCGCTGAAGTGGGCGGTCTCCGCGCTGCTCATCGCCGCCCTCGGCCTGGGCAGCTGGCAGCTCGCGGACGCCCTGATGGACCAGAGCAAGTCCGACGAGACGAACAAGACGCAGACCACCGACGACGGCGACAAGAACAGCGCCGCGCCCAAGCCGGTCAAGACGCTCAAGATCCAGGACGCCGCCGAGTACTACCCGGACGGCAAGCCCCAGCACGCCGGCGACGCGAAGCTCACCTACGACGGCGACAGCTCCACGTACTGGCGGTCGTACTCCTTCGAAGCCGGGCCGGTGCTGGCCCCGTACAAGCAGGGCGTGGGCATCGTCTACGACCTCGGCTCCGCGCAGAGCGTGTCGGCCGCTTCGATAGGGCTGCACTACGGCGGCCCGTACACGGCGGCCACGCTGTACGCGGCCGATTCGCTCTCGTCGTCGGCTTCGCTCAGCTCCATGAAGAAGATCGCCGACGGTCGGACCAACGGTGAAGAACTGAAGATCTCCGCCAAGACGCCGGTGAAGACGCGGTACGTTCTCGTATGGATCACCGCCGCGCCCTACTCGGGGCAGGACCAGTACAGCGGCACCGGCTACAAGCAGGCCATCACGGACGTGAAGTTCACGGGCTGA
- the sigM gene encoding RNA polymerase sigma factor SigM: MAEGAGYDAANDQDLLARHVEGDPEAFGELVRRHRDRLWAVALRTLGDREEAADAVQDALVSAYRAAHTFRGQSAVTTWLHRITVNACLDRARKMASRKTSPVDDAERLEQLLEPHESASAPAERNDLHRQLLEALGTLPPDQRAALVLVDMQGYPVAEAARILDVPTGTVKSRCARGRARLLPLLTHLRPENTGDDRERGAGRNRAQGTSVPPAAEPRDEGPDSAGTGDSAAVKGGGGRA, from the coding sequence ATGGCGGAAGGCGCCGGATATGACGCGGCGAACGACCAGGACCTCCTCGCCCGCCATGTCGAGGGCGACCCCGAGGCCTTCGGTGAGCTTGTAAGGCGTCACCGCGACCGGCTCTGGGCGGTGGCCCTGCGGACGCTGGGAGACCGCGAGGAGGCCGCTGACGCCGTCCAGGACGCCCTGGTGTCCGCCTACCGGGCCGCCCACACCTTCCGAGGCCAGTCCGCCGTCACCACATGGCTCCACCGCATCACGGTGAACGCCTGTCTGGACCGGGCCCGCAAGATGGCCTCCCGCAAGACCTCGCCGGTCGACGACGCCGAGCGCCTGGAGCAGCTGCTGGAGCCACACGAGTCGGCCTCGGCCCCCGCGGAGCGCAATGATCTGCACCGCCAGCTCCTCGAGGCGCTGGGCACGCTCCCGCCCGACCAGCGGGCCGCCCTCGTCCTGGTGGACATGCAGGGCTACCCGGTCGCCGAGGCCGCCCGCATCCTCGACGTGCCGACCGGAACAGTGAAGAGCCGCTGTGCCCGAGGCAGAGCCAGACTTCTGCCGCTGCTCACCCATCTGCGGCCGGAAAACACCGGCGACGACAGAGAAAGAGGCGCAGGACGGAACCGGGCGCAGGGGACATCCGTCCCACCGGCAGCGGAACCTCGTGACGAGGGTCCGGACAGCGCCGGGACAGGCGATTCAGCTGCTGTGAAGGGCGGAGGTGGGCGAGCGTGA
- a CDS encoding anti-sigma factor: MTSTTDTTGHPDVAEISDLAEGLLAPSRSADVRRHLDACALCADVHASLEEIRGLLGTLPGPPRMPDEIAQRIDAALAAEALLTATAPEGGATTENEDAAKTSTALAADAGALHVSRETTAATARPTGHARTASTGPGRKDHKDRKRAGRRKVAVLGTVFTVAALGLGSVLVSSLTGGGGPGGSAHGQQSTAADTFAASSLEQQVTDLLGKSSGSRAPHSLGVENEPDSATPKILREPTVPPCVQKGIGQSDAALATEEGTYQGRDALLVVLPDASDSTRITVYLMDATCVQHPSTGTAKVLLKDSYTRS; encoded by the coding sequence GTGACATCCACGACGGACACGACCGGGCACCCGGACGTCGCGGAGATCTCCGACCTCGCCGAGGGCCTGCTCGCCCCCTCCCGGAGCGCCGACGTCCGTCGGCACCTGGACGCCTGCGCACTCTGCGCGGACGTGCACGCCTCCCTGGAGGAGATCCGCGGTCTGCTCGGCACGCTCCCCGGTCCGCCGCGCATGCCGGACGAGATCGCCCAGCGCATCGATGCCGCCCTCGCCGCCGAGGCTCTCCTGACCGCCACGGCTCCGGAAGGCGGAGCGACGACGGAGAACGAGGACGCGGCGAAGACGAGTACCGCTCTCGCAGCCGACGCAGGCGCTCTCCATGTTTCACGTGAAACAACGGCCGCGACGGCCCGACCCACGGGGCACGCCCGCACCGCCTCCACCGGACCCGGCCGCAAGGACCACAAGGACCGCAAGCGGGCCGGACGCCGCAAGGTCGCCGTCCTGGGCACCGTCTTCACGGTTGCCGCCCTGGGGCTCGGTTCCGTCCTGGTGTCGTCGCTGACGGGCGGCGGGGGACCGGGCGGATCGGCGCATGGGCAACAGTCCACGGCCGCCGACACGTTCGCCGCGAGCAGTCTGGAACAACAGGTCACCGATCTCCTCGGCAAGTCCTCCGGCTCCCGCGCCCCGCACAGCCTGGGCGTCGAGAACGAGCCCGACTCCGCGACGCCCAAGATTCTCCGGGAGCCCACGGTCCCCCCTTGTGTGCAGAAGGGCATCGGACAGAGCGACGCGGCTCTCGCCACCGAGGAGGGCACGTACCAGGGAAGGGACGCCCTGCTCGTGGTGCTGCCCGACGCCTCCGACAGCACCCGGATCACCGTCTATCTCATGGACGCGACCTGCGTGCAGCACCCCTCGACCGGCACCGCCAAGGTGCTGCTGAAGGACTCCTACACCCGAAGCTGA
- the trxB gene encoding thioredoxin-disulfide reductase, whose amino-acid sequence MSDVRNVIIIGSGPAGYTAALYTARASLKPLVFEGAVTAGGALMNTTEVENFPGFQDGIMGPELMDNMRAQAERFGAELIPDDIVNVDLTGEIKTVTDTAGTVHRAKAVIVTTGSQHRKLGLPNEDALSGRGVSWCATCDGFFFKDQDIAVIGGGDTAMEEATFLSRFAKSVTIVHRRDSLRASKAMQERAFADPKIKFVWDSEVAEIQGDQKLASLKLRNLKTGELSDLAVTGLFIAIGHDPRTELFKGQLDLDEEGYLKVAAPSTRTNLTGVFAAGDVVDHTYRQAITAAGTGCSSALDAERFLAALADEEQAEPAKTSV is encoded by the coding sequence GTGAGCGACGTCCGAAACGTGATCATCATCGGCTCCGGGCCCGCCGGCTACACGGCGGCCCTCTACACCGCGCGCGCGTCGCTGAAGCCGCTGGTGTTCGAAGGTGCCGTCACCGCGGGCGGCGCCCTGATGAACACCACCGAGGTGGAGAACTTCCCCGGCTTCCAGGACGGCATCATGGGCCCCGAGCTCATGGACAACATGCGCGCGCAGGCGGAGCGCTTCGGCGCCGAGCTCATCCCGGACGACATCGTCAACGTCGACCTGACCGGTGAGATCAAGACCGTCACGGACACCGCGGGCACCGTCCACCGGGCGAAGGCCGTCATCGTCACGACCGGCTCCCAGCACCGCAAGCTCGGACTGCCGAACGAGGACGCCCTCTCCGGCCGTGGGGTCTCCTGGTGCGCCACCTGTGACGGGTTCTTCTTCAAGGACCAGGACATCGCCGTGATCGGCGGCGGCGACACGGCGATGGAGGAGGCGACCTTCCTCTCGCGCTTCGCCAAGTCCGTGACGATCGTCCACCGCCGGGACAGCCTGCGCGCCTCCAAGGCGATGCAGGAGCGCGCGTTCGCCGACCCGAAGATCAAGTTCGTCTGGGACAGCGAGGTCGCCGAGATCCAGGGCGACCAGAAGCTCGCGTCGCTCAAGCTGCGCAACCTCAAGACCGGCGAGCTCTCCGACCTTGCGGTCACCGGCCTGTTCATCGCGATCGGCCACGACCCGCGCACCGAGCTCTTCAAGGGCCAGCTCGACCTCGACGAGGAGGGCTACCTCAAGGTCGCCGCGCCCTCGACCCGGACGAACCTGACAGGCGTCTTCGCCGCCGGCGACGTGGTGGACCACACCTACCGCCAGGCGATCACCGCGGCCGGCACCGGCTGTTCCTCCGCTCTCGACGCCGAGCGCTTCCTCGCCGCCCTCGCGGACGAGGAGCAGGCCGAGCCTGCGAAGACCTCCGTCTGA
- the trxA gene encoding thioredoxin, producing MAGTLKNVTDADFDEVVLKSDKPVLVDFWAEWCGPCRQIAPSLEAIAAEHGDKIEIVKLNIDENPTTAAKYGVMSIPTLNVYQGGEVAKTIVGAKPKAALVRDLEGFIAE from the coding sequence GTGGCCGGCACCCTGAAGAATGTGACCGACGCCGACTTCGACGAGGTCGTCCTCAAGAGCGACAAGCCCGTCCTGGTGGACTTCTGGGCCGAGTGGTGCGGTCCGTGCCGCCAGATCGCTCCCTCCCTCGAGGCCATCGCCGCCGAGCACGGCGACAAGATCGAGATCGTCAAGCTCAACATCGACGAGAACCCGACGACGGCCGCCAAGTACGGCGTCATGTCGATCCCGACCCTGAACGTCTACCAGGGCGGCGAGGTCGCCAAGACGATCGTCGGGGCCAAGCCGAAGGCCGCGCTCGTCCGCGACCTCGAGGGCTTCATCGCCGAGTGA